One window from the genome of Dermacentor silvarum isolate Dsil-2018 chromosome 5, BIME_Dsil_1.4, whole genome shotgun sequence encodes:
- the LOC125945795 gene encoding uncharacterized protein LOC125945795 → MVITCLVNRGPSSFVLKLTGDTLVDLREAMEAHSSLRTVEECAVVQVHNKTFDTYVNVDENTLLEENAIIRVMDVTIITEAGTSASVTDPDVSFTGVEIVDFSPFSENLKFKFPETPVDIRAQLADTRVREVPNLRRRVVDWLGYALSSHTL, encoded by the exons ATGGTCATCACCTGCCTCGTCAATCGCGGCCCATCCAGCTTTGTTCTGAAGCTGACGGGCGACACGTTGGTCGATTTGAGGGAGGCAATGGAGGCCCATTCGTCGCTTCGAACGGTGGAGGAATGTGCAGTTGTGCAG GTACACAACAAGACATTTGACACGTATGTCAATGTAGACGAAAATACACTCTTAGAAGAGAATGCCATTATAAGAGTGATGGATGTGACGATAATTACTGAGGCTGGCACATCTGCAAGTGTGACAGACCC GGATGTGTCATTCACAGGGGTAGAAATTGTAGATTTCTCCCCCTTTTCTGAAAATTTGAAATTTAAGTTTCCTGAAACACCAGTTGACATCAGGGCACAATTGGCCGACACAAGGGTTCGGGAGGTTCCCAACCTCAGAAGAAGAGTCGTAGATTGGCTCGGGTACGCACTCTCAAGCCACACACTGTAA